Proteins encoded in a region of the Rutidosis leptorrhynchoides isolate AG116_Rl617_1_P2 chromosome 9, CSIRO_AGI_Rlap_v1, whole genome shotgun sequence genome:
- the LOC139868582 gene encoding uncharacterized protein: MEKFGSLHPPSPFNVNGHHYDRGYYLGDGIYPDWAMLVKAPHNPIDEQRKKFKRFQESARKDIERAFGVLQGRFAMLKTPTRSKDFNKIRRHMYACVVLYNMIQENNGFVISKRDEKMIANPSNRPIRLERNLRDRDSRIMGNQR; this comes from the coding sequence atggaaaagtttgggtcactacatccaCCTTCACCGTTTAATGTAAACGGTCATCACTACGATAGAGGGTATTACCTAGGTGATGGTATTTACCCAGATTGGGCTATGTTGGTCAAAGCTCCCCACAATCCAATTGATGAACAGCGTAAAAAGTTTAAACGGTTTCAAGAAAgtgcaagaaaagatattgaacgtGCATTTGGAGTACTACAAGGTAGATTTGCCATGTTAAAGACTCCGACAAGATCTAAGGacttcaacaaaattagaagacatatGTATGCTTGTGTTGTATTATATAACATGATTCAAGAAAATAACGGTTTTGTGATTTCGAAAAGGGATGAAAAAATGATTGCGAACCCAAGTAACCGACCTATTAGGTTGGAAAGGAATTTGAGGGATCGAGATTCCAGGATTATGGGAAATCAGAGATAA